GTCTGTTTAAGCTCTTTCATGGTTTCCCCTTAACGTTTCATGGCAAAACGGGCGGCATACGCGGCGGGATCGCGCCCGTCCCAGACGCTGCCGTCCATCAGACGACTGGCGCGACGCGTCGACGCGGGCAGCGCAATCCCGCCCACCGCCTCTGCGGCCTGTTGATAGATGTCGGTGCGGTTGATGCGGGCGGCGATGGCCGCGTAGTCCGGATCGGTTTTCAGCAACCCCCAGCGGCGGAACTGGGTTAGGAACCACATGCCGTCGGAGTGCCAGGGGTAGCTCACTTCGCCGTCCCGGAAGAAGCGCATACCGTGCGGGTCCTGCCAGCGCTTTCCGGCGCCGTCGTCGTACTCGCCGAGCATGCGCGGCGTGAGGTATTGCGCTTTGGTATTGAGGTACGCGCGTTTCGCCAGCACCTGCGCGGTTTCGCGGCGGTTATCGTCCGAGGCGTCTATCCAGCGGGCGGCCTCCAGCACGGCGGCGGTGAGCGCGCGGGCGGTATTGGGGTTCTGCTCCACCCACAGGCGGCGGGTGCCGAGCACTTTTTCCGGGTGATCCGGGAAGATGGACTGCGACGTGGCGGCGGTGAACCCGATGCGGTCATTGATGGCGCGGGCGTTCCACGGCTCGCCGACGCAGAAGCCGACCATATTGCCGATGCGCATGTTCATCACCATCTGCGGCGGCGGCACCACCACGGTGCGCACATCGTTGAAAGGATGAATGCCCGCCGCCGCCAGCCAGTAGTAGAGCCACATGGCGTGGGTGCCGGTCGGAAAGGTATGGGCGAAGGTGTAAGCGCCTGGCTCGCTTGCGGCAATCATTTTTTTCAGCGCGTCGGGCGTGGTGACGCCTTTTTCCAGCAGATCGGCGCTGAGCGTAATCGCCTGGCCGTTCTGGTTGAGCGTCATCAGGGTCGCCATCGGCTGCGCTTTACCGGCGATGCCGAGTTCCAGCCCGTAGATGAGCCCGTAGAGCGCATGGGCGGCGTCGAGCTCGCCGGAGACCAGCTTGTCGCGCACCGCCGCCCAGCTCGCCTCTTTGCTGGGCAGGATGCGAATGCCATATTTTTTATCGAAGCCCTTCAGGGCAGCCATGACCACCGGCGCGCAGTCGGTGAGCGGAATAAAACCGACGCGCACGGTCTCAAGCTCGGGTTTGTCCGAGCCCGCGGCCCACACGCTGCCCATCAGCCCCGGTAACAGCATCGCGCCGCCTAACGCGGCCCCGGCCTGCAACAGGCGGCGACGGGTAAGAGAAAAGGATGAATCGCTCATGGCTGCTCCTGAAAATAAAAAAGGCGTCCGCCAATGTCCGAAGACAGTGCAGGACGCCTTTATCCTTTCCGGTCTGCCCGCCGCCGTTGGCGAGCCGCCGGGAAATGTTTGTCAGGATTTATTAAGCAAGGGGTGTGCCAGGTTTTAGGGTGGGTACCGTGGCGGGTGCGCTTCGCTTACCCGCCCTACACAGGAGATATGGTCAAATCCGGTGGTTTGCTCCGGCTAAAAAAAATCGGCCTTGCCGTTTCGCCGCAGGCCGGGGCGCACCGGAGGGACCCGGTGCGAGGGCATGACAATACAGCCTTCGTAGGGCGGGTAAGCGCAGCGCACCCGCCGTCCGGTTTTCGCGGCCAGGCTGAGGGGAAATATACCATGCCGGTGAACACGTTCCGTTCGCCATAACGCCTTTTTCATAGGGACGCATCCCTCACGCGAACGTGCAAAGGGGGCTCGCCGCCGCCCCCTTTGCAATCCCGGCTCCCGGCGGAAAATCGGCCTCATGGGCCGATTTTTTTTAGCCGGAGCAAAACCCTCTCCTCCGGCCTTCTTTTCCTGTTTATCGGGAGGCGGTGGGTGCGCTTCGCTTACCCACCCTACAAAAACGTGATTGGTTATCCCCGTGGCATCCCCCTAAACGCCCCGCGCAATTCGCCTGCTCTGCCCCATTTCCATGCATACAATGCCCGCTCGCTGTGCAGCTACTCCTTTGGGGTTACGGTCCAGAGCTGGGCGACCGCCAGCATCGCTTCGGCGATCTCCACCATCCGTTTATTCTGATCCATCGCGAGCTTACGCAACTGGTGCCACGCCTGCTCCTCGCTGAGTTGCTGATGACTCATCAACAAACTTTTGGCGCGATCGATAAGCTTACGTTCCTCAAGATTCGTCTGCAGCGAGGCGAGCTGGCGCGTCAGCGATTCCACCTCGCGGGCCTGCTGGCGCACCAGCGGCAGAAGATGACGCTCAAGCGCCGGCGTCTCCTGCTCGTCACGCAAAGACGCGCGGCGCGCCAGCGCCGCTTCCGGCGATTCATTGCCGGCCTCTTGCGCCAGCAGCCTGCGGGCCTCCGCCAGCAGCGCGGCGATCAGCGCCTCTTCGATATCGCGCAGCGCGTCCAGCCGCGTGGTTTGCAGCGCAAACCAGCGCACCGCCCGCGCGCGGTTGTCATCATCGGCTGGCAGCCGCGTACAGGCGAGACGCCGCAACCGCTCAAGCTCGCGCGTGGCTTCGCCGTGGCGGTAGAAACGCTCGCGGATCGCGGCGCTGGCGAGCGATAAAAACGTCTCGAAACAGCGCTGCTGGGCGTCGATGCGATCCGCCAGCCGCTGGCGCAGCGGCTCGCTGAACGCGCCCTGCGTAAAACCGATAGCCCCGGTGGCGCGCTCCTGGCCCGCTAGCTCTTTACCCTGCATAAAGCTGTAGAGCGCCGTCAGCGCGCGGGCGAGCGAGGCTTCATCGACGCTTTCGCTCGCCTCCGGCACCAGATCCAGCAGATGCCGGATAGTAAGATTAAAATGATCCATCGCCTCGCCGGGCTCTACCTCACGGGCGAGAATACGCGCGCGAAGCGCAGGCAACTGCTCAAGCTGCCAGAGCGCGCAGGCCATGCGCCAGGAAAGCAGGCTGCCTGCGGCGGCAAGCGGCACAGGCACGGCGCGAAATTGCGCCGCGCGCTGGTCGGTCTCTCTGACGCAAAAGGCGCGCTCGCGCGCGAAAAGCTGACCGCCGGAACAGAGCCAGATGTTGGACGCGCCGCGCTCGCGCTGTAGCATATGCACCAGATGGCTTATCTGGCTGACCCAGTCGCCGACGCCCGACCACGCCTCCAGCTGGCTGCGTTTTCTCTCCCGGGCGAAACGAAACCATGCCTGCGCGTCCTGCAAGGATGTCGCGGGTGTTGCCATCGCTCATTCTCCTGTTATCGCCTTTACAGGAATCAAGCAATAACTATGCCGTCATGGCAAAGGAGTTCCGGATGCAAAAAATCGTGATTATCGCCAACGGCGCGGCTTACGGCAGTGAATCGCTGTTTAACAGCCTGCGTCTTGCCATCGCGCTGCGCGACCAGCCGCAGGCCCCCGAGCTGAAGCTGTTTTTGATGTCGGATGCCGTCACCGCAGGGCTGCGCGGCCAGAAGCCCGCAGAAGGCTATAACGTGCAGCAGATGCTGGAGATCCTCACCGCGCAGAATGTGCCGGTGAGGCTGTGCAAGACCTGCGCCGACGGGCGCGGCGTGAGCGCGCTGCCGCTGATTGACGGCGTGGAGATCGGTACGCTGGTAGAGCTTGCCGGGTGGACGCTGGACGCCGACAAAGTCCTGACCTTCTGATAATCACGCAGGTGTAATAATATTTACTTATTCACCTGCGTCGCCCATCAAGTCCCTGCCTCGTGTGCCGATATTTTACTTAAAACCCATAACAATACGCTCGTCCCGACACACAACACTTACACAACACACAGCAGGGTAAACGCCTATGTTAACGTCCATTCGCGCGCGCATCATCGCAGCCACCGCCGGCTGCCTGGTCGGTGCGCTGTTACTGAACACCATCATGAACTACCAGGTCACCCGGCTGGATAATCAGCAGGCGAGCCTGAATACGCTGCGTAGCACCAGCGCCAGCCATAATCTCGCCATCAGTGACTGGGTGAACAGCAAAACGGCGATGATCCAGTCGCTGGATACCGTCGCGCTGAGCGCCGATCCGGTGCCGGTCTTTACGCAGATGGCGAAAGCGGGCGGCTTTATGAACGTCTACGCCGGTTACGCCACCAGAACCGCGAAATTCTCCAACCCGGAAGGCGTGCCGGCGGATTACGATCCGACCATTCGCCCCTGGTATCAGCAGGCGGTAAAGGCTGACGCGCCGGTGGTGACCGCGCCTTACGTGGACGCCGGCACCGGCAAGCTGGTCGTGACGTTCGCGGTGCCGGTGAAGCAAAACGGCGCGATTGCGGCGGTGGTCGCGGGCGATCTCTCTATGGAGAGCGTGATTGCTAACGTGCGCAGCATTCACCCGACGGAAAACAGCAGCGGGCTGCTGGTGAACGAGGACGGTACGCTGATTGCCGCGAAAGACCCGGCGCTGACGTCAAAACCCTTTGATAAGGCGGCGTCAGGCGTCGCGTTCAGCGCGCTGAAAACGAGCGATACGGCGCTGGAGGGCGAGATCGGCGGCGCGCAAAAAGAGCTGCTGGCCACGCGCGTACCGGGCACCCAGTGGTACCTGGTGGTCGCGCTTGATGAAAACGACGCGACGTCCGGCATGCGCGCCCTGCTCAATACCTCGGCCATTTCGGTACTGGTGCTGCTGCTCATCACCGGCGCGCTGATGCATTTCCTGGTCACAAAACTGTTAAAACGCCTGCTGATGATCCGCGACGCGCTGGTGGCTATCAGCAGCGGCACCAACGATCTTTCACAGCGCCTGCCGGAAGATGGCCGTGACGAAGTGGCGCAGATCGCCCATGCCTTTAACGCCTTCTGCGACAAACTCGCGGGCGTGATGGGCCAGCTGCGCGACGCCAGCGCCTCGGTGAAAGTGGCGGCGAATGAAATCGCGGCCGGGAACCAGGATCTCTCCGGGCGCACCGAGCAGGCCGCCTCCAGCCTGCGCGAAACCGCGAGCGCCGTCGAAGAAATAACCGCGTCGGTCGCCAACTCCACCGATGCGGCGGCGCAGGCCAACAGCCAGGCGCAGAGCGCGACGGATGCCGCATCGCGCGGCGGTGAAGTGGTGTCCAAAGCGATCTCCACCATGCAGCTGATTGAAAGCGCCTCGGCGAAAATCGGCGATATCACCAGCGTCATCGACGGTATCGCGTTCCAGACCAACATCCTGGCGCTGAACGCCTCGGTGGAAGCCGCGCGCGCCGGCGAACAGGGCCGCGGCTTCGCGGTGGTGGCGGGTGAAGTGCGTAACCTCGCCAGCCGTAGCGCCCAGGCGGCGAAAGAGATCAAATCGCTTATCGATTCCACCACGGAAAGCGTCGCGACCGGCTCGCGCTACGTACGCCTCGCGGGTGAATCGATGGAAGAGATCGTTAGCAGCATCAGCAATGTTTCCGGGATCATGCGTGAAATCACGGTCGCCACCAGCGAGCAGATGAAAGGCATCCAGGAGATTAACCACGCGGTGTTGCAGCTCGATCAGATGGTGCAGCAGAACGCCGAACTGGTGGTGCAGTCCGCCGCCGCCGCGGGCGCGTTGCAGGGCCAGGCGGGAGAACTCGCCCAGACCGCCGGCCATTTCCGCATTTAATCAGGCGCAGGCGCGCATTCAGACATTTTCCGCGCGCCTGCTCCCCGCTTTAGCGAACAATGTGATGAATATCGTGTTGTGGCCGCATTTTTTGATCAAAATCAGCATTCCCCGCCTCCCTCTTTGGTGTTATTTCCGACAGGTTTTGTGAACAGCCTCACGTACGAAAGGCTGTCCTGACAGGTTTTATCATTGACAGAGGGGTTAAAAATGGCGCGGGTAAAAGCAAGCCTGAAATTGTTTGGCGGAGACACGGTAGTGGTGCGCTGTTCAGCGAACTGCCACATCCATTTAATGAACGCCGGCGAGCGCGCTAAGCGTGCCGGTGCGGATATTCTGAGCGTCCAGAACCGCAACAGCGCGTATATCAGCGTGCCTTACAGCGGTCTCTGGGATGTGCTTATCGACAGTCACAGCCAGACGCTGGAGCACTCCATCAGCTACGTTCCGGCCTGACTATTCTCCCCGGCGCCCGCCGGGGTTTTTTCAGGCGAAATGCGGTTGCAGATCGCCGCTCTCATCATCATCCTGCGCCTGACAGGCGCGCACTTCAGACGCCAGCTCATCGAGCGACGCTTCGCACATGCCGAGCTTTTTCAGCTCCTGCTCCAGCGAGAAGAGATATTGCGCGTTGGTGCCGAGCGGGCCGCTCGCGCGGGCGATTAGCGGCGCTATGGTCGCGGGACGGGTGTCGGCTTCATACAGCGGGTGGCTCGGATCCATGATAAAGACCAGCGCGTGGACGGTGCGGCCATCGTCAAGCGTGAGTTTGCACCAGCCTGGCAGATAACAGCCGGTGATCATCTCGCGCTTCCACAGCAGCGTCAGCTCGGTTTCAAGCTCCGCCTCGGGCAGACGATACGCGACGCCGGTCGTGGCGCCGCCCTCTTTCAGCGCCAGCATGCGCCCTGGCTTGCAGGCGCTGCCGCGCCCGGCGGTGAGCCGCAGGCAGAACGCGCGGTGCCAGCCGCTGAGGGTCGCGGCGCAGCGCTCTTCAAACACCATTGCCGGGTTCCACATCAGGGACCCGTAACCAAAAATCCAGACCGGTTCGTTTTCAGGACGACAGGCGAGCGTGGCGGCCAGTGACGCCGCCCGCTGCTCTGGCGTCCACAGTAACGATTCCTCAATGGCTCCGAAAGCCGTCTTACAGTCTGCTGTCATTAAGAAATCTCGTGTTAACACCTTCTACCTCCACCACGGCTGCTTCCCTGCGATTTTAAGCGCTTTCAGAATCTTTTTATCGCTCAATCAGAAAGCAATTACGGGGTGACGATAGGGGATTAACGCGCCGCTGACAAGACCGCAGCGGCGTTTTCAACCGACAAAAAACTTATCTGTCCCCGCGCAGGGCGCGAGGATAAAGGTAAAGATGGAGAGGAATCAGACGATTAACGAGGCATTATTTTTTCTTATGCCATTTGTCGTCATCGCCCTTTTCGTACTCATGTTTGACGGCGGCCCACGCGACCCGATGCGCCGTCTCTTCCCGGCTGGCGTCGCCGCGCCGGTCGTCCTCGTCTTTATATTGATCCCAGGCGCTGTTAAACGCTTCTTTGTAGATATCCTGCGCGTGCGCCGGGAGCACGTTTCGCACGTTATCCGGTAATTCGTTTCTGGAGGAATAGGGCATCGCTACGCTCCTTTATTTCATAAAAAGATAAGTGTGGAACACAATCGGCAAGCGCGCCAGCCGTAAGCGAAGCGTGAAGTAAGGACTTCACAATGCCTTGTTTGATAAATGGATCCTCAACGAGATTAGGATTTTTAGCGCGCTTAGTGAAAAGTCAGGCCATAGCCGTAAAAAAGCGTAAATAACCCCGCGTAACCGCGCATTTTTTGGTAGTTTTACGGTCAGCCTTACTCCTCACTATAATGATTATCACCTGCTTCTCTGGAGAATTAACGTGACCAAAACAAGCCATGAGGCGATGAAGACCCGCCATAAGGAGTCTTCTCTCATTTTCCCGGTATTAGCGCTGGCGGTGCTGGCGTTCTGGGGTTCCAGCCAGTCGCTGCCAGTGATTGTCGGCATCAACGCGCTGGCGCTCGTCGCTATCCTGAGCAGCGCGTTTAGCGTGGTGCGCCACGCGGATGTGCTGGCGCACCGCCTCGGCGAGCCATACGGATCGCTGATTCTGAGTCTTTCAGTCGTTATCCTCGAAGTGAGTCTGATCTCCGCGTTAATGGCCACCGGCGACGCCGCGCCGACGCTGATGCGCGATACGCTGTATTCGATCATTATGATTGTCACCGGGGGGCTGGTGGGCGTGGCGCTGCTGCTGGGCGGGCGTAAGTTCGCCACGCAGTATGTGAATCTCTTCGGCATTAAACAGTATCTGATCGCCCTCTTCCCGCTGGCGGTGATTGTGCTGGTGTTTCCGATGGCGCTGCCGGGCGGCAATTTCTCTACCGGCCAGTCGCTGCTGGTGGCGGCTATCTCGGCGGCGATGTACGGCGTGTTTTTGCTGATCCAGACCAAAACGCACCAGAGCCTGTTTGTCTACGAGCATGAAGACGAAGGCGACGACGACGACCCGCACCACGGTAAACCGTCTGCTCACAGCAGCCTGTGGCACGCCGTCTGGCTGATTGTGCATCTGATTGCGGTCATTGCGGTAACCAAAATGAACGCCAGCCCGCTGGAAGCGCTGTTAAGCCATCTTAACGCGCCGGTGTCGTTTACCGGTTTCCTGGTGGCGCTGCTGATCCTCTCGCCGGAAGGCCTGGGCGCGCTGAAAGCGGTATTGAATAATCAGGTGCAGCGCGCTATGAATCTCTTTTTCGGCTCGGTGCTGGCGACGATTTCGCTGACGGTGCCGACGGTGACGATTATCGCGATTCTGACCGGCAACGATCTTCACTTCGCGCTCGGCGCGCCGGAGATGGTGGTGATGCTCGCCGCGCTGATGCTGTGCCAGATTTCGTTTTCCACCGGGCGCACGAATGTGCTGAACGGCAGCGCGCATCTGGCGCTGTTCGCGGCCTACCTGATGACGATTTTCGCGTAGAGGTTTTGGTGGGTGCGCTGCGCTGGGACGGTGGGTGCGCTTCGCTTACCCACCCTACGAAAACAGGCAAGCAGCAATGTAGGGCGGGTAAGCGAAGCGCACCCGCCTTATTACCCCAATAAAAAACCCCGCATCGCGGGGTTTTTCTTTGTACGGCCGGGTCGATTAATGCTCGGTATCGAGTTCCGGGAAGCTTTTCACCAGATCATCGATAGCTTTAATCTGCGTGAGGAACGCTTCCAGCTTCGCCAGCGGCAGCGCGGACGGGCCGTCGCATTTCGCGTGTTCCGGATCCGGGTGCGCTTCGATAAACAGACCCGCGATGCCGGTCGCCATACCGGCGCGGGCAAGCTCCGTCACCTGGGCGCGACGACCGCTGGACGCGGCGCCGAACGGGTCGCGGCACTGCAGCGCGTGGGTCACGTCAAAAATCACCGGCGCGTTGCCAGACACTTTCTTCATCACGCCAAAGCCCAGCATGTCGACTACCAGGTTGTCATAACCAAAGTTGGTGCCGCGATCGCACAGGATCACCTGCTCGTTGCCGCCCTCTTTGAACTTATCGACGATGTTGCCGATCTGGCCGGGGCTGATGAACTGCGGTTTCTTCACGTTGATAACCGCGCCGGTTTTCGCCATCGCTTCCACCAGATCGGTCTGGCGCGCCAGGAAAGCCGGCAGCTGGATAACGTCCACCACATCCGCAACCGGCTGGGCCTGTTCGGCGGTGTGGACGTCGGTGATGATTTTCACGCCAAAGGTCTGCTTCAGCTCCTGGAAGATTTTCATCCCTTCTTCGAGGCCCGGGCCGCGGTAGGAGTGAATGGAGGAGCGGTTGGCTTTATCAAAAGACGCTTTGAAAACGTAAGGAATGCCGAGCTTCTGGGTCACCGTGACGTAGTGCTCACAGATGCGCATCGCCAGGTCGCGCGACTCCAGCACGTTCATGCCGCCAAACAAGACGAACGGCAGATCGTTCGCTACGTTGATATCGCCAATGCTAACCACTTTTTGTTTCATATTATCGCCTTTATCCTGTGTAAATCGGTACACGCCGCGCTTAGTGCAGGGTAATCTGCTTGTGCGAAATCGAGTTAATCTGCGCCCGAATCATCTCGCTGATCGGATCTTCCGGGCACTGCTCCACAAAATAGCTTAAATCATTGAGCGCCACGTGTTCGCAGTCGAGCTGGGCGTAAATCAGGCCGCGGTCGCGGATTTCATACGGATCTTCCGGGTTGAACTCCAGCAGCGCTTCGCTGGCGCGCAGCGCAAGCTCCATCTGCCGCTCTTCCATCAGCGCCGATTTCAGCGTGTCGAGCAGCTTGCGGATAACCAGACTGTGTTCAGACTCTTCCAGATCGTCCATATAGAGCTCGGCCACCGGGCTGACGTTGCCTTTGAGCCACACTTCGAGCGTATGTTCATCCAGCGTTTCGCCGTTAAACGGATTGATGAGCCACATTTCGCCATCCATCCAGTCGGCGCGCAGAATAAGCTGCGTCGGGAAAATCACCGGCATCAGCGGAATATCAAGACGCCCGGCTATCCACAGCAGAATAGCCCCGAGCGACACCGCGCTGCCCTGGCGCTTTTTCAGCACTTTATCCAGCCACAGCGCGTCAGAGAGGCGGTAAACGCCGCGCGCGTCGCTAAAGCCCCACTCGCCGTAAAACAGCTCCAGCAGGCGCTCAAGCTGCGTATCCTGATGCGAGCCTTCGCAGATCTCTTCACGGGCGAGACGCACCAGGCTTTCGAGCTGGTCGTAGACGTCCTGCGCCGGAAAATCGTCGCGAATATGCTGTGAAACCAAAATCATGCCGTCACAGAGCGGCGCGTTGTTAAACTGGAAATCGGCCAACGACTTCATATCAACCCCAATAGCGGTACTTTAGTGGTGGCGAGTTTCACGATGATGTAAAGCACCACCAGCCCAAGCAGGAAGGCAATCCAGCGGACCTGCTGGCTGCGCGGGCGACGCCCGAGCGCGATAAAGCCTAAAACGATATAGATGATAACGCCAAAGAGCTTTTCAGTCAGCCATGCGCCCTGTGGGGTAAAAGGATAAAAATGCGTGATAAGCACCAGCGCGACGCCGCTGCCGAGCAGTACGGTGTCGTTGACGTGCGGCACGATGCGCACCCAGCGCTTTGAGGACATCGGCGAGCTGCGGTACTGCCACCAGTAGCGCAAAATAAACAAACTGATGGAAATCACCACCGTCAGAATATGTAAGTGTTTTACTGCAAAATAAGCGGCCATGCTGCCTTACTCCTGTGTGTTGCGATCCTGCGTGTCGCGATAGTGTCCCAGCGTCAGACGTTCATTACCGCCGTAATCGCGGCAGGTTTCAACGCCCTGATAACCTGCGCGCTCAAAAAGTTCGCGCACCGCCCCGCCCTGCCGCCAGCCATGCTCCAGCAATAGCCCGCCGCCATCCTCAAGAAAGCGCCGCGCCCCGACAATCAGGGTTTCAAGATCCGCCAGCCCGGCGTTGTCCGCCACCAGCGCGCTTTTCGGTTCAAAACGCACGTCGCCCTGTGAAAGATGTGGGTCATCGCCGTCAATATACGGCGGATTGCTGACGATAAGCGAAAAACGCGCGTCCGTCAGCGCGGAAAACCAGTGGCTTTGCAAAACCGTGACGTTATCGATGCCGAGCCGCTGCGCGTTGCGTTTCGCAAGCTCGACGGCCTCAGGGATAACATCAAGCGCGGTGACGTGGCAGTCAGGCCGCTCGGAGGCGAGCGCCAGCGCAATCGCGCCGGTGCCGGTGCCGAGATCGAGAATGCGGCACGGCGTGGCCGGCAGACGCGCCAGCGCCTGCTCCACCAGACATTCGGTATCGGGACGGGGGATAAGCGTTGCCGGGGAAACTTCCAGCGGCAGCGACCAGAATTCACGCTGGCCGATGAGATAGGCCACCGGCTCGCCCGCGGCGCGGCGCGCCAGCAGGGCATCGAGCCGCGCGCATTCATCCTCACTCAGCGTAGTTTCGCCGAAGGCGAGAATAAACGTGCGCGTCCTGCCGGTCACAAACCCCAGCAGGATCTCCGCGTCGCGGCGTGGCGATTCGCTTTCAGTGAGACGGTGGATGGCCTGTTTCAGCCACTGCTGATATTCCATTACTCCTGCTCAGCCAGCGCCGCCAGCTGATCCGCCTGATGCTCCTGGATGATCGGCTCGATGAGCGCGTCCAGTTTGCCTTCCATCACTTCGTCAAGACGGTAAAGCGTCAGGTTGATGCGGTGATCGGTCACGCGGCCCTGCGGGAAGTTGTAGGTGCGGTTGCGGTCAGAGCGATCGCCGCTGCCCAGCAGGTTGCGGCGCGTGGACGCTTCCGCCTGCTGGCGTTTGGCCGCTTCCGCGGCGTGGATGCGCGCGCCCAGCACCGCCAGCGCTTTGGCTTTGTTTTTATGCTGCGAACGCTCGTCCTGGCACTCCACTACGATGCCGGTCGGCAGATGGGTGATACGAATGGCGGAATCGGTGGTGTTAACGTGCTGACCGCCCGCGCCGGAGGAGCGGAAGGTGTCGATACGCAGATCCGCCGGGTTGATGTCCGGCAGCTCGGCTTCCGGCAGCTCGGGCATCACCGCCACGGTGCAGGCGGAGGTATGAATACGGCCCTGGGATTCGGTCGCCGGGACGCGCTGTACGCGATGCCCGCCGGATTCAAACTTGAGACGCCCGTAAACGCCCTCGCCGCTGATTTTGGCAATCACTTCTTTATAGCCGCCATGCTCGCCTTCGCTGGCGCTCATGATCTCCACACGCCAGCGGCGCGATTCAGCGTAACGGCTGTACATACGGAACAGATCGCCTGCGAACAGCGCGGCTTCATCGCCTCCGGTGCCCGCGCGCACTTCCACATACGCGTTACGCTCATCGTCAGGATCTTTGGGCAGCAGCAGTAACTGGAGCTCCTGCTCCAGCGCTTCGCCCTTCGCTTTTGCTTCCAGCAGCTCATCCTGCGCCATATCGCGCATCTCCGGGTCGCTTAGCATCAGACGGGCGGTTTCCATATCTTCCTGGACCTGACGCCATTCAAGAAAACAGCGCGAAACGTC
This DNA window, taken from Cronobacter universalis NCTC 9529, encodes the following:
- a CDS encoding CmpA/NrtA family ABC transporter substrate-binding protein, whose product is MSDSSFSLTRRRLLQAGAALGGAMLLPGLMGSVWAAGSDKPELETVRVGFIPLTDCAPVVMAALKGFDKKYGIRILPSKEASWAAVRDKLVSGELDAAHALYGLIYGLELGIAGKAQPMATLMTLNQNGQAITLSADLLEKGVTTPDALKKMIAASEPGAYTFAHTFPTGTHAMWLYYWLAAAGIHPFNDVRTVVVPPPQMVMNMRIGNMVGFCVGEPWNARAINDRIGFTAATSQSIFPDHPEKVLGTRRLWVEQNPNTARALTAAVLEAARWIDASDDNRRETAQVLAKRAYLNTKAQYLTPRMLGEYDDGAGKRWQDPHGMRFFRDGEVSYPWHSDGMWFLTQFRRWGLLKTDPDYAAIAARINRTDIYQQAAEAVGGIALPASTRRASRLMDGSVWDGRDPAAYAARFAMKR
- a CDS encoding nitrate regulatory protein, giving the protein MATPATSLQDAQAWFRFARERKRSQLEAWSGVGDWVSQISHLVHMLQRERGASNIWLCSGGQLFARERAFCVRETDQRAAQFRAVPVPLAAAGSLLSWRMACALWQLEQLPALRARILAREVEPGEAMDHFNLTIRHLLDLVPEASESVDEASLARALTALYSFMQGKELAGQERATGAIGFTQGAFSEPLRQRLADRIDAQQRCFETFLSLASAAIRERFYRHGEATRELERLRRLACTRLPADDDNRARAVRWFALQTTRLDALRDIEEALIAALLAEARRLLAQEAGNESPEAALARRASLRDEQETPALERHLLPLVRQQAREVESLTRQLASLQTNLEERKLIDRAKSLLMSHQQLSEEQAWHQLRKLAMDQNKRMVEIAEAMLAVAQLWTVTPKE
- a CDS encoding DsrE/DsrF/TusD sulfur relay family protein → MQKIVIIANGAAYGSESLFNSLRLAIALRDQPQAPELKLFLMSDAVTAGLRGQKPAEGYNVQQMLEILTAQNVPVRLCKTCADGRGVSALPLIDGVEIGTLVELAGWTLDADKVLTF
- a CDS encoding methyl-accepting chemotaxis protein, which codes for MLTSIRARIIAATAGCLVGALLLNTIMNYQVTRLDNQQASLNTLRSTSASHNLAISDWVNSKTAMIQSLDTVALSADPVPVFTQMAKAGGFMNVYAGYATRTAKFSNPEGVPADYDPTIRPWYQQAVKADAPVVTAPYVDAGTGKLVVTFAVPVKQNGAIAAVVAGDLSMESVIANVRSIHPTENSSGLLVNEDGTLIAAKDPALTSKPFDKAASGVAFSALKTSDTALEGEIGGAQKELLATRVPGTQWYLVVALDENDATSGMRALLNTSAISVLVLLLITGALMHFLVTKLLKRLLMIRDALVAISSGTNDLSQRLPEDGRDEVAQIAHAFNAFCDKLAGVMGQLRDASASVKVAANEIAAGNQDLSGRTEQAASSLRETASAVEEITASVANSTDAAAQANSQAQSATDAASRGGEVVSKAISTMQLIESASAKIGDITSVIDGIAFQTNILALNASVEAARAGEQGRGFAVVAGEVRNLASRSAQAAKEIKSLIDSTTESVATGSRYVRLAGESMEEIVSSISNVSGIMREITVATSEQMKGIQEINHAVLQLDQMVQQNAELVVQSAAAAGALQGQAGELAQTAGHFRI
- a CDS encoding DUF1883 domain-containing protein; translated protein: MARVKASLKLFGGDTVVVRCSANCHIHLMNAGERAKRAGADILSVQNRNSAYISVPYSGLWDVLIDSHSQTLEHSISYVPA
- a CDS encoding gamma-glutamylcyclotransferase, which gives rise to MLTRDFLMTADCKTAFGAIEESLLWTPEQRAASLAATLACRPENEPVWIFGYGSLMWNPAMVFEERCAATLSGWHRAFCLRLTAGRGSACKPGRMLALKEGGATTGVAYRLPEAELETELTLLWKREMITGCYLPGWCKLTLDDGRTVHALVFIMDPSHPLYEADTRPATIAPLIARASGPLGTNAQYLFSLEQELKKLGMCEASLDELASEVRACQAQDDDESGDLQPHFA
- the chaB gene encoding putative cation transport regulator ChaB codes for the protein MPYSSRNELPDNVRNVLPAHAQDIYKEAFNSAWDQYKDEDDRRGDASREETAHRVAWAAVKHEYEKGDDDKWHKKK
- the chaA gene encoding sodium-potassium/proton antiporter ChaA gives rise to the protein MKTRHKESSLIFPVLALAVLAFWGSSQSLPVIVGINALALVAILSSAFSVVRHADVLAHRLGEPYGSLILSLSVVILEVSLISALMATGDAAPTLMRDTLYSIIMIVTGGLVGVALLLGGRKFATQYVNLFGIKQYLIALFPLAVIVLVFPMALPGGNFSTGQSLLVAAISAAMYGVFLLIQTKTHQSLFVYEHEDEGDDDDPHHGKPSAHSSLWHAVWLIVHLIAVIAVTKMNASPLEALLSHLNAPVSFTGFLVALLILSPEGLGALKAVLNNQVQRAMNLFFGSVLATISLTVPTVTIIAILTGNDLHFALGAPEMVVMLAALMLCQISFSTGRTNVLNGSAHLALFAAYLMTIFA
- the kdsA gene encoding 3-deoxy-8-phosphooctulonate synthase encodes the protein MKQKVVSIGDINVANDLPFVLFGGMNVLESRDLAMRICEHYVTVTQKLGIPYVFKASFDKANRSSIHSYRGPGLEEGMKIFQELKQTFGVKIITDVHTAEQAQPVADVVDVIQLPAFLARQTDLVEAMAKTGAVINVKKPQFISPGQIGNIVDKFKEGGNEQVILCDRGTNFGYDNLVVDMLGFGVMKKVSGNAPVIFDVTHALQCRDPFGAASSGRRAQVTELARAGMATGIAGLFIEAHPDPEHAKCDGPSALPLAKLEAFLTQIKAIDDLVKSFPELDTEH